The following DNA comes from Pseudomonas sp. MYb118.
TTTCGTCGCGGATCGGGCTGTAGGTCAGGTCCAGCCAGAGGTCGGAGTCCTTGCCATCGCGGTGCAGGGTGAAACGCTGTTCGCTGTAGGTTCGCACCTGGCCCTGTAGGACCGCGCTGTAAATCGGGCCGGTAAAGTCGCGCAGTTCCGGCCACATCTGGTAGGTCGGTTGTCCGAAAGCGTGCGGATGCTGGTTGCCGGCGAGCAGGGCAAACCCGTCGTTGTAGATCTGCGTCAGTTGCGGCCCCCACAGCAACAGCATCGGCATGGGCGAGTGAATCACGATGTCCACCGCCGTGCGCAGGCTCTGCGGCCAGTCACTGGCGGCGCCCAGCGGGGTGCGTGTCCAGTCCAGTCGGGCAATCAGGGCCTGGGCATCGCTGCCGATGGTCGATGGGTTCATCAAAATGTCCTGCACGTCTGGCAACTGTCGCGGTCTACTATGCTGGAATCGCCTGGGGTGTGTGGCCCCTGGTCGGGCCATTTCCGTTCATTGAATGCTTCGCGGGTGCTTTTTGCCATGGAAATCGATGCGCTGTTGAAGATCCTGGCCAGCCAGGATGGATCCGATTTGTACCTGTCCACTGGTGCACCTCCGTGCGCACGGTTCGACGGCGTACTCAAGCCCTTGACCCACCAGCCGTTCAAACCGGGGGAAATCGCCGCCCTTGCCCTGTCCATCATGGACGCCGAGCAACGACTGGAGTTCGATCGGGAACTGGAGATGAACCTGGCGATCTCGTTGGTGGGTGTCGGGCGCTTCCGGGTCAATATTTTCAAGCAACGCAACGATGTGTCGATGGTGGCGCGTAACATCAAACTCGACATTCCGCGCTTCGAAGACCTGAAGCTGCCGCCGGTGCTGCTGGACATGGTCATGCTCAAGCAAGGCATGATCCTGGTCGTCGGCGCCACCGGGTCGGGCAAGTCTACCTCACTGGCGGCGTTGATCGACTACCGCAACCGTCACAGCAGTGGCCACATCATTACCATTGAAGATCCGGTGGAGTTCATCCATCGGCACAAGAAGTCGATCGTCAACCAGCGCGAGGTTGGCGTCGATACCCGCAGTTTCCATGCCGCGCTGAAAAACACCCTGCGCCAGGCGCCGGATGTGGTGCTGATCGGCGAGATCCGCGACCGTGAAACCATGGAACATGCGCTGGCCTTTGCCGATACCGGGCACCTGGTGATCAGCACCTTGCACGCCCACAACGCCCACCAGGCGCTGGACCGCATCGTCAATTTCTTCCCCGAGGAACGGCGCACGCAGTTGCTCAACGACCTGGGCAACAACCTCAGGGCCTGTGTTTCCCAGCGCCTGGTGCGCACCCGTGAAGGCGGACGCCGGGCGGCGGTGGAAGTGCTGATCGGCACCCCGACCGTCGGCGACCTGATCCGGCGCAGCGAGGTCGGCGAGCTCAAGGGCCTCATGGAGAAATCCGCCGAGGCGGGGATGCAGACCTACGACGGGGCGTTGTTCGATCTGGTGGTGGAGGGGGCGATCAGCGAGGAAGAAGCGCTGAAACATGCCGATTCGGTGAACAATTTGCGGCTGCGGTTGAAGTTGCATTCCGAGTCGAACCCTGGGGCCGGGAGTGGTTCGGGGGATTGGGGGTTGGTGGATTAACTGCCAGATGGGTCTTTGCCTGTGCCGGCCTCATCGCGGGCAAGCCCGCTCCCACAGGGGGAACGCATTCCAAACTGTGGGAGCGGGCTTGCCCGCGATGAGGCCAGTTGCCCCAACATCATCTTTGAATGTGTCACCCGACAACACTGACTACGCTTGCTTGATCGACCCCAACGAGCCGTTTCCATGCAAGCGCTGTTGCAGTACTTCAAGGCAATCGTGCATCCCGGCCCCGGTGTGGTGCTGTTCGGCCTGCGTACCATCGCCGCCGGGCTGTTGACCCTGTATCTCGCCTTTGTGTTCGACCTCGACCAGCCCAAGTGGTCGATCATGGCCGTGGTCATTGTCAGCCAGCCGTCGGCGGGGATGACCCTGGCCCGCAGTTTCGGCCAGGTGATCGGCACCACCATTGGCGCGGTGGTGGCCGTGGTGTTCATGGCCCTGTTTCCCCAGGCGCCGCTGCCGTTCCTGGTCACGCTGGCCCTTTGGCTGGCGTTGTGCACGGCCGGCGGCACGCTGTTGCGTTACACCAGTTCCGGGGCGTTCGTGCTCAGCGGCTACACGGCGGTGGTGGTCGGGCTGCTGGCGGTGCCGGATCAGGACGGCACCTTCATGCTCGCCGTGACCCGCGTCACCGAAACCCTGCTCGCGGTGGCCTGCGTGTGCGTGGTCAGCCTGTTGACGGCGCGTCCGGAAAACGTCGCCCGTGACTATTTCAACAGGATTGATCAAATCACCCGCTTGCTGGCCACCCACGCCATTGCGGTGATCCGCACCGAGGAAAGCGAGGTGCAATTCCAGCAACGGCAGATGCAGTTGCTCGGGCAGATCGGTGCGCTGGAAGGCGTTCGCCGGCATTTGTATTACGACGCGCCGCGCCTGCGCAGTGCCGACGACCTGGTGCAGTTGCTCGGCAATCAACTGATGCTGTTGGCCGCCAGGCTGACGGCGCTGCGCCATCAGCGCCAACTGCTGCTCGAGCGCTGGGAAGGCGATCTGCCGGTTGAAATCCAGCGCCTGCTCGACGAAGAAGTCGCGTTGCTTGAAGAACTGGCCCGGCTGGGGCGCACGCTGCCCAATGAGCAACGGCGGCAGTTCGCGGCGCTGCAACAGCGTTTCGACGAATTGGCCTATCGCTCCGAGCAACTGGTGGAGCCACTGTCGGCGACCCTGCGTTCGTTGTCATGGTCGTTGCGCTGGGAACAGGCGCGGCTGGTGCAGCAGTTCGAGACGATCCTCGAATTGAGCGATGCGATCCAGAGCGGGCGCCGGGCCAGCAGCCTGTATCGCGGGCAGAAAAACACCCTGCACATGGATTACACACTCGCCGCGATGAACGCGACGCGGGCCTTTTGTGCGCTGATGGTCGCCGGCCTGATCTGGATCGAGACCGGTTGGGATGGCGCCCGTGGCGGCATGATCGTCACCGGCATTCTCTGTTCGCTGATGGCCACGTTTCCCAGGCCGCTGCTGGCGGCCCAGGGGTTCGCCAGGGGGCTTGGTCTGGCGCTGGTGGTGTCGGCGGTACTGCAATTCGCCCTGGTGCCGATGGTCAGCGACTTCGAGATGCTGGCGCTGCTGTTGGCGCCGGTGCTGTATGCGGTGGCGGTGGGCTTGTCGAGCCCGCCGACCACCGGCACCGGGATTGCCCTCGGGCTGATCACCTTGTTGATGTTGGGGCCGCAGAACACCGGCCTTGGACAAAACAGCGCGATCCAGTGGTTCGAGTTCGCCGGTGCCTATGTCTGCGCCGCGTCTCTGGCCTTGAGCGTGTATGCGCTGATCTTTCCTTTCAGGCCGGTGCTGCGCATCCAGCGCCTGCACAAGGAGAACCGCGAGCAGGTGCATGCCTTGATGAAAATCCCGGCCACCGATGAAAACCAGTTCGCCTTCGAGAGCCATATGGTCGACCGCCTGACCGCCATGCTCGGCTTGTTGCCAGCGATACAGGACCCGTCTGCGCGAAACCTGTTCGACGTCAGCCTCGGTTGCATGGCGGTGGGCATCGCGTTGAATCAGCTGCGCCAACAGGGGCAGAGCAACACCTTGCTCAGCCTGGAAATGCAGGGACGGCTGTTCGCCACGGTGCGCGAAACCGGGCGCCTGGTCGCCGGTCGTCCCGACGTTGACCTGGACGGGGTGCTCGAGCGCCTGCAAACCCTGGGCGATGAACTCGATGCGCTGCATTGCAACGTGCATGAACAACTGTGGTCGGTGTTCCGCATGCGCGTGGCGTTGTTGATCGTGGTGTCGTTCCTGCAACGCCACCGCGAGCATTTTCAACCGATCGTTAGCCAAGGAGTCACTGCACTTGCCCATTGATCTGGAATTGGGCGGCGTCTACCTGCCGCCGATCGCTCAGGCGCTGTTGCTGGGCCTGCCGGTTTTCCTGGTGCTGGACTGGATACTGCGCCGCCTTGGCGTGTTGCAGTTCGTCTGGCACGAGGCGTTGTTCGAAGGCGCGTTGTACGCCTGCGTGTGTGCCACATTGATACTGGTGATGGGAGCGTGATGCCTTGAAGAAGATCCTTGCCCGACTCACGACCGTGGTCATGGTGGTGCTGGCCTTTGTGCTGGGCTGGTTCGCCTGGGAGCATTACACCCGTGCACCCTGGACCCGCGACGCACGGGTGCGGGCCGATGTGGTGACCTTGTCTGCCGACGTCGCCGGTCGCATCGTCAACCTCACCGTGCAGGACAACCAGCACGTGCAGAAGGGCCAGTTACTGCTGGAAATCGACCCGTCGCGCTACGCCCTGGCGGTGGAGCATGCCAAGCGTTCGGTGGAAGTGGCGAAGGCGTCGCTGGGCCAGTCCGAAGCCACCATCGCCTCCAGCCAGGCCCTGCTCAAGCAACGCCAGAGTGAAGAGCGCCGGCGCAGGACGCTCAAGGAACGCGCGGCGATTTCCGGCGAAGAGTGGGAAAAGTCCAGCACCGACGTTTCAGTGGCCCAGGCCGATCTGCTGCGCAACCAGGCCAACCTGAGTTTCGCCCAGGCCAATGTGCAACTGGCTATCGCCGCGTTGGCCGAGGCCGAACATGACCTGGAACGCACCCGGGTCGAGTCGCCGGTGACCGGCTACGTCACTAACCTGCTGACCCGCCAGGGCGACTACGCCACGGCCGGCGGGCCGCTGGTGGCGCTGGTCGACAGCGATTCGTTCTACGTCAGTGGTTATTTCGAAGAGACCAAGCTGCCGCGCATCGCCGAGGGCGACCGGGTCGATATCGAATTGATGAGCGGCGAGCGGTTTGGCGGCACCGTGCAAAGCATCGCCTTCGCCATCGCCGACCGCGAGAACCTGCCCGGCGGGCGCCTGCTGGCCAACATCAACCCCAGCTACACCTGGGTCAAGCTGGCGCAGCGAGTGCCGGTGCGGATCGGCATCGACGCCGATTATGCCGGCAAGGACCAGTTGCGGGCGGGAACCACGGCGACGGTGACGGTCGAGGAAAAGCACTGATCCCCTGTAGGAGCGAGCTTGCTCGCGATGGCGGTGTGTCAGGCACCAAAGATGTTGGATGTGACGGCCTCATCGCGGGCAAGCCCGCTCCTACAGGGAGCAGGGGTGTTCATGACATCAGGGTGAAACTGATAACTGTGGGAGCGAGCCTGCTCGCGATAGCAGTGTGTCAGGCGCCAATGATGCTGGATATGACGGCCTTATCGCGAGCAGGCTCGCTCCCACAGGGAATTGCGCAGGGTCCGGGGCGGATTACTCCGCCGCCTTCAACGTACTGCTCTGCACGATCAGCGCCGAGCTGTCGAGGGTCTGCACGAACAGGTCGTAGTCCTCCAGGAACACATGGGTGCTTTTGGACTTCAGGCCTTCGAGCTGGGCGCAGCTGACCAGGCGCGCTTCACCCTTGAGGGACGCCAGTTGCTGGGCCGCCGGGAAAGACGGGCCCACCTTGCACTCGATATTCTGGGTGAATTCTTTGCCCTCGCTGCTTTTGCTGACTTTGCTGTAACTGAGGGTCGAACCGGCCGGCACGGTTTTCCAGTCACCGGCCAGGTGAATGCTTTCGGGGCTGGGGCGCTGTTCCATTTTGCCGTTGCGTCCGATGCGGTTGATCGTGGCGAGGTCGATCAGGCCACGCCAGCGGATGCTTACGCCTTCGCTGGAGAGGGCACCGACTGTCTGCATGCGCCACAGGCCAGGTGCTGGACCGGTTTGCAGGTACACGTCCAGCGGGTTGTCATTGATTTGCGCGCCGGGCACCAGTGGCGAATGGGCGCTGTAGGCCAGTTGCAGGTGACTGAGGCTGTTGGCCGGCGTCCCGTGCGGCAATGAGCGGACCTGGGTCAACAGCGCGTCCGGCACTTGCGGTGTCGCCAGGTTCGGCGGCAGCTTTTTACGCATGAGCACAGTCGGCAGCTTCGCCAGATCGGCGCTGGACGTGCAAAGGGCGCCGATCAGGTGGTTGCGTTGATCGGCGCTGAGCAGGCTGGCAAACGGCTGCGCGGGCGGCTTGATCAGCGTGTCAGTGGCCCCGCGCAGGGACAGGCGGCTGTTGATCTGACGGGCAGCGCAGTCGATCTCGACGCGCTCAAATTGGCGATCGAAGACGAAGGTGTCGTCTTCACTCTGGCGCGAACGCTCATAGTCGATACCGACCCATGCCCACTGTCGGCCTTCGATGGTGGTGAGGCTGTCCGGGTTCACGAGCAGCCAGTCTGCACCGTCCGCGGCCAGTTGCCGCCATTCGCCGCCTTTGGCGGCCTGGCACAACTGTTCGGCGGCGTTGCGCGCGGCGGGTGTCTGATCGGCCAGGGCGGACGTGTAGGTCCAGTCCCGGGTGTCTCGATAATCCATGCTCAAGGCCAGGGTATCGCACTGGGCGAAAAGCCGAGCCTGGGTGGCGGGCTCGGTGCCCTGGGCCGGCACGTCGATCAGGGTCATGGCGACTTTGGGCGCAATCTTGATCGCGGTATTCAACGGCAACGGCTGGGCCAGGACCCGCGTGGCCATGGCGCTGCGTTCGGCCTTGAGGCGGGCGACGATGCTGTCTCTGTAATCGCTGTTCATGCCACCTGAACCAGCACAGCCCGTCAGGGCCACCACACAAGCAAAACCTGCGAAACGGGAAAATGACATTGCGTACAACCACTCCATCAAACGCCCGGCATCCATTGGCGAGCGGGCGCGGATTTTAGCAGGAGTTAGTGGCACATTGACACTCACCCTGTGGGAGCGGGCTTGCTCGCGATAGCGGAGTGTTAGGCGCCAAATTTGTTGGATGTTACGGCCCCATCGCGGGCAAGCCCGCTCCTACAGGGGATGGTGGTGTGTCAGGCAAAAAAAAGCCCCACGACCGAATGGGGCGCGGGGCAAAAATTTGGTTGGTGTTGCCAACCAAAAGAGCTCGTTGATGGCGTTACTTGCTGGCCACGGTTTCCGGTTGCCAGCCACCGCCCAGGGCCTTGTAGATCGCGACAATGCCGCGATACAGGTCGATTTCCGCCTGGGCCTGGCTGTCTTCCGCTGCCAGGCGCTCGCGCTGTGCGTCGAGCAGGACGAGGAAGTCGGCCGTGCCTTCGCGGTAGCGAATCTGCGCAAGGTCAGCTGCGGCGCGGCTCGATTCACTCTGACGAATCAGCGAAATCAGGCGTTGCTGGCGTTTGCCGTAGTCGCTGAAGGCGTTTTCCGACTCTTCCAGGGCCAGCAGCACTTGCTGCTCGTAGGTGGCCAGGGCGCCTTCGGCCTCGGCATCGGCGCCGCGCAAACGGGCGCGCACGCTGCCCAGGTCGAACGCTGCCCAGGTGATGCTCGGGCCCAGTGCCCAGGCGTTGGCCGCCGAGGAACCGATCTGCGAACCACGCCCGGCCGTCCAGCCGAGGAAGCCGCTGAGGCTCACCCGCGGGAACAGGTCGGCCTTGGCCACGCCGATGCGCGCCGTGGCCGAAGCCAGTTTGCGTTCGGCGCTGAGGATGTCCGGGCGACGTTGCAGCAGTTCACCCGGATCACCGATCGGCAAGGCCTTGGCAATCGCCGGCAGGTCCTTGGGGCTCAGGTCCACGGCCAGTTTTTCCGGACGCTGACCGAGCAGGGTGGCGATGCGGTTTTTCTGCCGCACCTGTTCCGCCTGCAATTGCGGCACGCTGGCTTCGACCGCTGCCAGGCGCGCATCGGCGCGCTCGACATCCAGTTGATCGCCAACCCCGGCGTCACGCAGGGCGATGGTGATCTTGCGCGACTCCTGCTGGTTGTTCAGGTTGGCCAGGGCGATCTTCTCGCGCAGTTGCGCGCCGCGCAGTTGACCGTAGGCGTCCACCAGCTCGGCAATCATGGTGACTTGCAGTTGGTACAGATCGGCTTCGGCCGCCTGCTGTTCGGCGTCGCTGGATTCCAGGTTGCGCTGGATGCGTCCGAACAGGTCCAGTTCCCAAGCCATGTCCAGCCCCAGGTCGTAGCGCTCGCTGTTGACCCGGTCGGTGGTCTGGCCAGGGATCTGGCCTTTGCCCAGGTTACTGCTGGCGCGGCTGGTGATGGTCGGCATGGCGTCATTGCTGACGTCGTCGCGAATCGCCCGGGCCGCTTTCCAGCGGGCGAAGGCGACGCGCAGGTCACGGTTGCCTTGCAGCGACTGCGTCACCAACTGGTTGAGGGTCGGGTCGTCGAACTGCTGCCACCAGATGCCTTCGAAACGCGAGCGGTCGAAGTTCTTCTGACCGGCGGCGCCATCGGTGGCGGCGGTGATGTTGGCGCGTTCAGTGGCCGGGGTCTGATAGTCCGGGCCTACGGCACAGGCGCTCAGGGCCAGTACCAGAAGGCTTGGCAGGAAGACTTTCAGGCTCATTGGTGCGCCTCCAGGGGCTTGTCGAGTTTCGGCGCTTTCGCCGCTTTGCGGGCTTCGCCACGCTCCACGAAATTACGGATCAACACGTAGAACACCGGTGTCAGCAACAGGCCGAAGAAGGTCACCCCGAGCATCCCGGAGAACACCGCCACACCCATGGCGTGACGCATTTCGGCACCGGCACCGCTGGAGAACACCAGTGGCACCACACCCATGATGAACGCGAAGGAGGTCATCAGGATCGGACGCAGACGCAGGCGGCACGCTTCCAGTACAGCCGCCAGGGGGTTGAGGCCTTCAAGCTGTTTGTCCTTGGCGAACTCGACGATCAGGATCGCGTTCTTACAGGCAAGCCCCACCAGTACGATCAAGCCGATCTGGGTAAAGATGTTGTTGTCGCCGCCCGAGGCAATCACACCGGTGATGGCTGACAGCAGGGTCATCGGTACGATCAGGATCACCGCCAGTGGCAGGCTCCAGCTTTCGTATTGGGCGGCGAGCACCAGGAACGCCAGCAATACGCAGAGCGGGAACACGAACAGCGCGGTGTTGCCGGACAGAATCTGCTGGTAGGTCAGGTCGGTCCACTCGTAGGTCATGCCGTTGGGCAGTTCTTCCTTGAGCAGTTTCTCGATGGCAGCCTCGGCCTGGCCGGAGCTGTAGCCTGGGGCAGCAGCGCCGTTGATTTCAGCAGTGATGAAGCCGTTGTAGTGCATCACGCGGTCCGGCCCCGAGGTGTCGCTGACCTTGATGAAGGTCGCCAGCGGGATCATCTCGCCCTTGTTGTTACGCACTTTCAGTTGGCCGATCTGGTCGGACTCGAGGCGGAACTGCTGCTCGGCCTGGACGTTGACCTGATAGGTGCGACCGAAGCGGTTGAAGTCGTTGGCATACAGCGAACCCAGGTAGATCTGCAGGGTGTCGAAGATGTCGCTGACGGCCACGCCGTGGGTCTTGGCCTTTTCCCGGTCGATGGCGGCATCGACCTGCGGCACGTTTACGGTGTAGCTGGTGAACAGCCCGGCCAGTTCCGGAACGTTATGGCTCTTGGCGATGACGTTCATGGTCTGCTTGTACAGCTCTTCGTAACCCAGGTTGCCCCGGTCTTCGACTTGCAGGCGGAAGCCACCAATGGTGCCCAGGCCTTGTACCGGCGGCGGCGGGAAGATAGCCATGTAGGCTTCCTGGATCCCGGCAAACTGGCCGTTCAAGGCACCGGCAATGGCACCGGC
Coding sequences within:
- a CDS encoding PilT/PilU family type 4a pilus ATPase, encoding MEIDALLKILASQDGSDLYLSTGAPPCARFDGVLKPLTHQPFKPGEIAALALSIMDAEQRLEFDRELEMNLAISLVGVGRFRVNIFKQRNDVSMVARNIKLDIPRFEDLKLPPVLLDMVMLKQGMILVVGATGSGKSTSLAALIDYRNRHSSGHIITIEDPVEFIHRHKKSIVNQREVGVDTRSFHAALKNTLRQAPDVVLIGEIRDRETMEHALAFADTGHLVISTLHAHNAHQALDRIVNFFPEERRTQLLNDLGNNLRACVSQRLVRTREGGRRAAVEVLIGTPTVGDLIRRSEVGELKGLMEKSAEAGMQTYDGALFDLVVEGAISEEEALKHADSVNNLRLRLKLHSESNPGAGSGSGDWGLVD
- a CDS encoding FUSC family protein translates to MQALLQYFKAIVHPGPGVVLFGLRTIAAGLLTLYLAFVFDLDQPKWSIMAVVIVSQPSAGMTLARSFGQVIGTTIGAVVAVVFMALFPQAPLPFLVTLALWLALCTAGGTLLRYTSSGAFVLSGYTAVVVGLLAVPDQDGTFMLAVTRVTETLLAVACVCVVSLLTARPENVARDYFNRIDQITRLLATHAIAVIRTEESEVQFQQRQMQLLGQIGALEGVRRHLYYDAPRLRSADDLVQLLGNQLMLLAARLTALRHQRQLLLERWEGDLPVEIQRLLDEEVALLEELARLGRTLPNEQRRQFAALQQRFDELAYRSEQLVEPLSATLRSLSWSLRWEQARLVQQFETILELSDAIQSGRRASSLYRGQKNTLHMDYTLAAMNATRAFCALMVAGLIWIETGWDGARGGMIVTGILCSLMATFPRPLLAAQGFARGLGLALVVSAVLQFALVPMVSDFEMLALLLAPVLYAVAVGLSSPPTTGTGIALGLITLLMLGPQNTGLGQNSAIQWFEFAGAYVCAASLALSVYALIFPFRPVLRIQRLHKENREQVHALMKIPATDENQFAFESHMVDRLTAMLGLLPAIQDPSARNLFDVSLGCMAVGIALNQLRQQGQSNTLLSLEMQGRLFATVRETGRLVAGRPDVDLDGVLERLQTLGDELDALHCNVHEQLWSVFRMRVALLIVVSFLQRHREHFQPIVSQGVTALAH
- a CDS encoding DUF1656 domain-containing protein, which gives rise to MPIDLELGGVYLPPIAQALLLGLPVFLVLDWILRRLGVLQFVWHEALFEGALYACVCATLILVMGA
- a CDS encoding biotin/lipoyl-binding protein, which encodes MKKILARLTTVVMVVLAFVLGWFAWEHYTRAPWTRDARVRADVVTLSADVAGRIVNLTVQDNQHVQKGQLLLEIDPSRYALAVEHAKRSVEVAKASLGQSEATIASSQALLKQRQSEERRRRTLKERAAISGEEWEKSSTDVSVAQADLLRNQANLSFAQANVQLAIAALAEAEHDLERTRVESPVTGYVTNLLTRQGDYATAGGPLVALVDSDSFYVSGYFEETKLPRIAEGDRVDIELMSGERFGGTVQSIAFAIADRENLPGGRLLANINPSYTWVKLAQRVPVRIGIDADYAGKDQLRAGTTATVTVEEKH
- a CDS encoding efflux transporter outer membrane subunit, which translates into the protein MSLKVFLPSLLVLALSACAVGPDYQTPATERANITAATDGAAGQKNFDRSRFEGIWWQQFDDPTLNQLVTQSLQGNRDLRVAFARWKAARAIRDDVSNDAMPTITSRASSNLGKGQIPGQTTDRVNSERYDLGLDMAWELDLFGRIQRNLESSDAEQQAAEADLYQLQVTMIAELVDAYGQLRGAQLREKIALANLNNQQESRKITIALRDAGVGDQLDVERADARLAAVEASVPQLQAEQVRQKNRIATLLGQRPEKLAVDLSPKDLPAIAKALPIGDPGELLQRRPDILSAERKLASATARIGVAKADLFPRVSLSGFLGWTAGRGSQIGSSAANAWALGPSITWAAFDLGSVRARLRGADAEAEGALATYEQQVLLALEESENAFSDYGKRQQRLISLIRQSESSRAAADLAQIRYREGTADFLVLLDAQRERLAAEDSQAQAEIDLYRGIVAIYKALGGGWQPETVASK